One segment of Brassica napus cultivar Da-Ae chromosome C3, Da-Ae, whole genome shotgun sequence DNA contains the following:
- the LOC106414641 gene encoding NADPH-dependent aldo-keto reductase, chloroplastic, with protein MRSDMARLRCGKTIPLLGMGTYCPKKDQESTISAVHQAIKIGYRHFDTAKIYGSEEALGTALGQAISCGSVQREDIFVTSKLWSSDHHDPISALTQTLKTMGLEYLDSYLVHWPIKLKPGVSEPVPKEDEFEKDLGIEETWQGMERCLEMGLCRSIGVSNFSSKKIYDLLDFASVSPSVNQVEMHPLWRQSKLREVCEENKIHVSGYSPLGAPGNCWGSTAVIEHPVIKSIALRHNATPAQVALRWGMSKGASVIVKSFNGTRMRENKRALEIKLDDQDLLLIDQLEEWKLMRGDFLVNQTTSPYKSIEQLWDNEI; from the exons ATGAGGAGTGACATGGCACGTCTCAGGTGTGGGAAGACGATTCCATTGCTCGGAATGGGAACTTATTGTCCTAAAAAAGATCAAGAGAGCACCATCTCAGCCGTCCATCAAGCCATCAAG ATAGGGTATAGACATTTTGACACGGCAAAGATATATGGATCAGAAGAAGCTCTAGGAACTGCATTGGGTCAAGCTATCTCTTGTGGATCTGTCCAAAGAGAAGATATCTTTGTCACTTCAAAGTTATGGTCTAGCGATCACCATGACCCAATCTCTGCCCTCACACAAACTCTTAA GACAATGGGGCTAGAGTATCTAGACAGTTACTTGGTGCATTGGCCAATAAAGCTAAAACCAGGAGTGAGTGAGCCTGTCCCTAAGGAAGACGAGTTTGAGAAAGATTTGGGGATTGAAGAAACATGGCAAGGCATGGAGAGATGCTTGGAGATGGGTTTGTGTAGATCCATTGGTGTTAGCAACTTCTCTTCTAAAAAGATCTATGATCTCCTCGATTTTGCTTCTGTTTCTCCTTCCGTTAACCAG GTGGAGATGCATCCATTGTGGAGACAAAGCAAACTAAGGGAAGTGTGTGAAGAGAACAAGATCCATGTAAGTGGATACTCACCACTTGGTGCGCCAGGGAATTGTTGGGGGTCAACAGCTGTGATTGAACATCCTGTAATCAAATCCATTGCCCTCAGGCATAATGCCACCCCAGCTCAG GTGGCTTTAAGGTGGGGAATGTCAAAAGGGGCAAGTGTGATAGTGAAGAGTTTTAATGGAACAAGAATGAGAGAAAACAAGAGAGCCTTAGAGATTAAATTGGATGATCAAGACTTGTTACTTATCGACCAATTGGAGGAGTGGAAGCTCATGAGAGGAGATTTCCTTGTTAATCAAACCACAAGCCCTTACAAATCCATTGAACAACTTTGGGACAATGAGATATAA
- the LOC106413288 gene encoding uncharacterized protein LOC106413288, translated as MKQTIAVTSSNHSEILAIHEASRECVWLRSMTNHIQVDCGMTEGKDAPTVMYEDNAACIAQLKDGYIKGDRTKHILPKLFFTHELQKADEVQVVQVRSSDNSGELFTKSLMTCTFRKLMHQIEMRRLKDLQ; from the coding sequence ATGAAGCAGACAATCGCGGTCACATCATCCAACCATTCGGAGATCTTGGCcattcatgaggccagccgcgaatGTGTATGGTTAAGGTCCATGACCAACCATATCCAAGTCGATTGTGGGATGACTGAAGGCAAGGACGCACCAACTGTGATGTATGAAGACAATGCAGCTTGCATTGCTCAACTTAAGGATGGCTACATCAAAGGGGACCGGACGAAGCACATACTACCTAAGTTATTCTTCACGCACGAGCTACAGAAAGCCGACGAGGTCCAAGTAGTCCAAGTGCGTTCCAGCGACAACTCAGGAGAGCTGTTCACCAAATCACTTATGACCtgcacattcaggaagctcaTGCATCAGATTGAGATGCGTAGGTTGaaagaccttcagtga